In Sander vitreus isolate 19-12246 chromosome 7, sanVit1, whole genome shotgun sequence, a genomic segment contains:
- the fam120c gene encoding constitutive coactivator of PPAR-gamma-like protein 2 isoform X2, which produces MGVQGFQEYLEKRCPGAAVPVDLLKLARTAARQPPHHHHPHHHPHHPGPMPPPPPPARILIDADSGLQRLYGGYQTDWVCGGEWNAMLGYLAALSQACLYQGGLELVVVFNGTLGKERWPEWARRAQGQRQTAQLIVNHVGSKATPPPRAWFLPPACLSHCVRLAMFRFRVRVVQTLEDHHQEVLSLYRDFGFAGLIAQDSEFALCNVPAYFSSHALKLSWNGKNLTTHQYLLSEAARQLGLKTQHLPCFAALLGNHILPDEDLAAFHWSLLGPEHPLASLKVRAHQLVLPPCEVVIKAVSEYVSSIKDLGNLDAIARDVFKQSQSRMEDKVERFKKAVEYFSAASKPRSPNMGPSSFILPGFGFGGPPGHMGPMQPGKNQFPPPQVPGLKPPYQNAPYGPGSNPLFPNPPPPSQDCNDSLTSKMGFSDWSAPYDSTQGGNRLPNHHTATQSVPSPSPSSSSDGDEPNDSNANHLTDKPSRWEDPAGRGGSASGDGSQGNGSVSHIPSLLSMATRSHMDITTPPLPQVSAEVLRVAEHRHRRGLMYPQIYHILTKGEMKMPVCIEDECNSELPPASLLFRAGRQYAYGVLFSLAETHRRLERLALRKRAPLEVPPVIVKEWSSGKAKSALTPELVPALCFREWTCPNLRRLWLGRASEDRSRRTRAFLACLRSDCPALLNPAQVPQHLLLMCCVLRYMMQWPGGRILQRHELDAFLAQAVSSQLYEPDQLQELKVEKVDARGVQLASLFMAGVDTALFINDVCGQPLPWEHCCPWGFFDGKLFQSKLARAARDRAALLDMCEGQEELVSKVEKMRQAILEGINLSRPPPPPPPLPPPAFLPPAMVPPFYPMPPLYPPRPMDMPHHHHHHHPHHPHHPAQHRPRAFPGLQSIPPQGGKLEIAGMVVGQWAGNKPVRGRGGFNMHVVSVGAGRGRGKEIPAKVRAVKKAPTNRTQTSPPPPSSSPPKPSEEAASTPEVATQQLNGSSAASAIGQPLELAPLAQPIPCALASRDNQSEGVEVEAPCCLDDCPSDGALQKEE; this is translated from the exons ATGGGAGTGCAGGGTTTTCAAGAGTATTTAGAGAAGCGGTGTCCCGGGGCCGCAGTCCCGGTGGACCTCCTGAAGCTTGCCCGTACCGCGGCCCGCCAGCCCCCTCACCACCATCACCCACACCACCACCCACATCACCCAGGGCCCATGCCTCCCCCGCCCCCGCCTGCCAGGATCCTAATCGACGCTGACTCCGGCCTGCAGCGCCTCTACGGCGGCTACCAGACGGACTGGGTGTGCGGGGGCGAGTGGAACGCCATGCTGGGCTACCTGGCTGCCCTGTCACAGGCCTGTCTGTACCAGGGTGGCCTGGAGCTGGTCGTGGTTTTCAATGGCACATTGGGGAAGGAGCGCTGGCCCGAGTGGGCGCGGCGAGCTCAGGGCCAGCGACAGACGGCGCAGCTGATAGTCAACCACGTCGGCAGCAAGGCCACCCCGCCTCCTCGGGCATGGTTCCTGCCCCCGGCCTGCCTCAGCCACTGCGTCCGCCTCGCCATGTTCCGCTTCCGAGTGCGG GTTGTACAGACTTTGGAGGACCACCACCAGGAagtgctgtctctctacaggGACTTTGGATTCGCTGGCCTCATTGCTCAGGATTCTGAGTTTGCCCTCTGCAACGTACCCGCCTACTTCTCGTCGCATGCGCTCAAACTGAGTTGGAACGGCAAGAACCTGACCACACATCAGTACCTGCTGTCTGAGGCTGCCAGGCAGCTCGGGCTGAAGACACAGCACCTGCCCtgctttgctgctctgctgg GAAATCATATTCTGCCTGATGAGGACCTGGCTGCCTTCCACTGGAGTCTGCTGGGACCAGAACACCCACTAGCTTCTCTTAAG GTGCGAGCCCACCAGTTGGTGCTGCCGCCCTGTGAGGTGGTGATCAAGGCCGTCTCAGAGTACGTCTCCTCCATCAAAGACCTGGGGAACCTCGACGCCATCGCCAGAGATGTCTTCAAACAGTCACAG TCTCGTATGGAGGACAAGGTGGAGCGATTCAAGAAAGCTGTGGAGTATTTCTCCGCCGCCTCCAAACCTCGCTCGCCCAACATGGGGCCCTCCTCTTTTATCT TACCTGGGTTTGGATTTGGGGGACCACCTGGTCACATGGGACCTATGCAGCCTGGAAAGAATCAG TTCCCTCCTCCCCAGGTTCCGGGGTTAAAGCCACCCTATCAAAATGCTCCATATGGACCTGGCTCCAACCCTCTGTTCCCGAACCCGCCGCCACCGTCCCAAGACTGCAACGATTCGCTGACGAGCAAGATGGGCTTCTCTGATTGGTCGGCTCCATATGATTCCACTCAGGGGGGAAATCGATTACCCAATCATCACACCGCCACTCAGTCTGttccctctccatctccttcATCGTCATCAGATGGAGATGAACCTAACGACAGCAATGCAAA CCATTTGACAGACAAGCCCTCTCGGTGGGAGGATCCTGCTGGAAGGGGGGGCTCGGCCTCCGGAGATGGTTCCCAAGGCAACGGGAGCGTGTCACACATTCCGTCACTGCTGTCTATGGCGACGCGGAGTCACATGGACATAACCACACCCCCTCTGCCTCAG GTCAGTGCTGAGGTTCTTCGTGTAGCTGAGCACAGACACCGAAGAGGACTGATGTACCCCCAGATTTATCACATATTGACCAAG GGAGAGATGAAGATGCCAGTGTGTATAGAGGATGAGTGTAACTCTGAGCTGCCTCCTGCCTCTCTGCTGTTCCGCGCTGGCAGACAGTATGCCTACGGCGTCCTCTTCAGTCTGGCTGAAACACACCGCCGCCTGGAGAGGCTCGCTCTCCGCAAGAGGGCTCCCCTGGAAG TTCCTCCAGTGATTGTCAAAGAGTGGAGCAGCGGTAAAGCCAAGTCGGCCCTGACTCCGGAGCTGGTCCCGGCCCTGTGTTTCAGGGAGTGGACCTGCCCCAACCTGCGGCGGCTGTGGTTGGGACGTGCCAGTGAGGACCGCTCCAGGAGAACCAGGGCCTTCCTGGCCTGCCTACGCTCTGACTGCCCAGCCCTCCTCAACCCAGCACAGGTCCCTCAGCATCTGCTGCTCATGTGCTGCGTGCTCAG gTATATGATGCAGTGGCCTGGAGGAAGGATCCTCCAGAGACACGAGCTAGATGCCTTTCTGGCTCAGGCTGTTTCCAGCCAACTCTACGAACCTGACCAGCTACAGGAGCTCAAG GTGGAGAAGGTGGATGCCCGCGGTGTGCAGCTGGCTTCTCTGTTCATGGCTGGTGTCGACACAGCGCTGTTCATCAATGATGTGTGTGGCCAACCGTTGCCATGGGAACACTGCTGCCCCTGGGGCTTCTTTGACGGGAAACTGTTTCAGAGCAAACTGGCCCGGGCCGCTCGCGACCGGGCCGCTCTGCTGGACATGTGTGAAGGGCAG GAGGAGCTGGTGTCCAAGGTGGAGAAGATGCGTCAAGCAATCCTCGAGGGCATCAACCTGTCCcgccctcctccccctccccctcctcttccacCTCCTGCCTTCCTCCCCCCAGCCATGGTGCCCCCTTTCTACCCCATGCCTCCCCTCTACCCACCCCGCCCCATGGACAtgcctcatcatcatcatcatcatcacccgCATCACCCACATCACCCTGCCCAGCACAGACCCAGAGCCTTCCCAG gCCTTCAGTCCATCCCCCCTCAGGGAGGGAAACTGGAGATAGCTGGCATGGTCGTTGGCCAGTGGGCTGGGAACAAACCAGTCCGTGGGAGAGGGGGGTTCAACATGCATGTGGTGTCAGTGGGAGCAGGAAGAGG GAGGGGTAAAGAGATTCCAGCTAAAGTAAGGGCGGTGAAAAAGGCACCTACCAACAGAACACAG ACGTCGCCACCGCCCCCATCCAGCAGTCCCCCAAAGCCCTCAGAGGAGGCGGCCTCCACGCCAGAGGTTGCGACTCAGCAGCTGAACGGCAGCTCAGCAGCCTCAGCCATTGGCCAGCCCTTGGAGCTGGCCCCCCTGGCCCAGCCAATCCCGTGTGCCTTAGCCAGCAGAGACAACCAATCAGAGGGGGTGGAAGTGGAGGCCCCCTGTTGCCTTGACGACTGCCCGTCAGACGGAGCACTACAGAAGGAGGAGTGA
- the fam120c gene encoding constitutive coactivator of PPAR-gamma-like protein 2 isoform X1: MGVQGFQEYLEKRCPGAAVPVDLLKLARTAARQPPHHHHPHHHPHHPGPMPPPPPPARILIDADSGLQRLYGGYQTDWVCGGEWNAMLGYLAALSQACLYQGGLELVVVFNGTLGKERWPEWARRAQGQRQTAQLIVNHVGSKATPPPRAWFLPPACLSHCVRLAMFRFRVRVVQTLEDHHQEVLSLYRDFGFAGLIAQDSEFALCNVPAYFSSHALKLSWNGKNLTTHQYLLSEAARQLGLKTQHLPCFAALLGNHILPDEDLAAFHWSLLGPEHPLASLKVRAHQLVLPPCEVVIKAVSEYVSSIKDLGNLDAIARDVFKQSQSRMEDKVERFKKAVEYFSAASKPRSPNMGPSSFILPGFGFGGPPGHMGPMQPGKNQFPPPQVPGLKPPYQNAPYGPGSNPLFPNPPPPSQDCNDSLTSKMGFSDWSAPYDSTQGGNRLPNHHTATQSVPSPSPSSSSDGDEPNDSNANHLTDKPSRWEDPAGRGGSASGDGSQGNGSVSHIPSLLSMATRSHMDITTPPLPQVSAEVLRVAEHRHRRGLMYPQIYHILTKGEMKMPVCIEDECNSELPPASLLFRAGRQYAYGVLFSLAETHRRLERLALRKRAPLEVPPVIVKEWSSGKAKSALTPELVPALCFREWTCPNLRRLWLGRASEDRSRRTRAFLACLRSDCPALLNPAQVPQHLLLMCCVLRYMMQWPGGRILQRHELDAFLAQAVSSQLYEPDQLQELKVEKVDARGVQLASLFMAGVDTALFINDVCGQPLPWEHCCPWGFFDGKLFQSKLARAARDRAALLDMCEGQEELVSKVEKMRQAILEGINLSRPPPPPPPLPPPAFLPPAMVPPFYPMPPLYPPRPMDMPHHHHHHHPHHPHHPAQHRPRAFPGLQSIPPQGGKLEIAGMVVGQWAGNKPVRGRGGFNMHVVSVGAGRGRGKEIPAKVRAVKKAPTNRTQFCPTVLLQTSPPPPSSSPPKPSEEAASTPEVATQQLNGSSAASAIGQPLELAPLAQPIPCALASRDNQSEGVEVEAPCCLDDCPSDGALQKEE; the protein is encoded by the exons ATGGGAGTGCAGGGTTTTCAAGAGTATTTAGAGAAGCGGTGTCCCGGGGCCGCAGTCCCGGTGGACCTCCTGAAGCTTGCCCGTACCGCGGCCCGCCAGCCCCCTCACCACCATCACCCACACCACCACCCACATCACCCAGGGCCCATGCCTCCCCCGCCCCCGCCTGCCAGGATCCTAATCGACGCTGACTCCGGCCTGCAGCGCCTCTACGGCGGCTACCAGACGGACTGGGTGTGCGGGGGCGAGTGGAACGCCATGCTGGGCTACCTGGCTGCCCTGTCACAGGCCTGTCTGTACCAGGGTGGCCTGGAGCTGGTCGTGGTTTTCAATGGCACATTGGGGAAGGAGCGCTGGCCCGAGTGGGCGCGGCGAGCTCAGGGCCAGCGACAGACGGCGCAGCTGATAGTCAACCACGTCGGCAGCAAGGCCACCCCGCCTCCTCGGGCATGGTTCCTGCCCCCGGCCTGCCTCAGCCACTGCGTCCGCCTCGCCATGTTCCGCTTCCGAGTGCGG GTTGTACAGACTTTGGAGGACCACCACCAGGAagtgctgtctctctacaggGACTTTGGATTCGCTGGCCTCATTGCTCAGGATTCTGAGTTTGCCCTCTGCAACGTACCCGCCTACTTCTCGTCGCATGCGCTCAAACTGAGTTGGAACGGCAAGAACCTGACCACACATCAGTACCTGCTGTCTGAGGCTGCCAGGCAGCTCGGGCTGAAGACACAGCACCTGCCCtgctttgctgctctgctgg GAAATCATATTCTGCCTGATGAGGACCTGGCTGCCTTCCACTGGAGTCTGCTGGGACCAGAACACCCACTAGCTTCTCTTAAG GTGCGAGCCCACCAGTTGGTGCTGCCGCCCTGTGAGGTGGTGATCAAGGCCGTCTCAGAGTACGTCTCCTCCATCAAAGACCTGGGGAACCTCGACGCCATCGCCAGAGATGTCTTCAAACAGTCACAG TCTCGTATGGAGGACAAGGTGGAGCGATTCAAGAAAGCTGTGGAGTATTTCTCCGCCGCCTCCAAACCTCGCTCGCCCAACATGGGGCCCTCCTCTTTTATCT TACCTGGGTTTGGATTTGGGGGACCACCTGGTCACATGGGACCTATGCAGCCTGGAAAGAATCAG TTCCCTCCTCCCCAGGTTCCGGGGTTAAAGCCACCCTATCAAAATGCTCCATATGGACCTGGCTCCAACCCTCTGTTCCCGAACCCGCCGCCACCGTCCCAAGACTGCAACGATTCGCTGACGAGCAAGATGGGCTTCTCTGATTGGTCGGCTCCATATGATTCCACTCAGGGGGGAAATCGATTACCCAATCATCACACCGCCACTCAGTCTGttccctctccatctccttcATCGTCATCAGATGGAGATGAACCTAACGACAGCAATGCAAA CCATTTGACAGACAAGCCCTCTCGGTGGGAGGATCCTGCTGGAAGGGGGGGCTCGGCCTCCGGAGATGGTTCCCAAGGCAACGGGAGCGTGTCACACATTCCGTCACTGCTGTCTATGGCGACGCGGAGTCACATGGACATAACCACACCCCCTCTGCCTCAG GTCAGTGCTGAGGTTCTTCGTGTAGCTGAGCACAGACACCGAAGAGGACTGATGTACCCCCAGATTTATCACATATTGACCAAG GGAGAGATGAAGATGCCAGTGTGTATAGAGGATGAGTGTAACTCTGAGCTGCCTCCTGCCTCTCTGCTGTTCCGCGCTGGCAGACAGTATGCCTACGGCGTCCTCTTCAGTCTGGCTGAAACACACCGCCGCCTGGAGAGGCTCGCTCTCCGCAAGAGGGCTCCCCTGGAAG TTCCTCCAGTGATTGTCAAAGAGTGGAGCAGCGGTAAAGCCAAGTCGGCCCTGACTCCGGAGCTGGTCCCGGCCCTGTGTTTCAGGGAGTGGACCTGCCCCAACCTGCGGCGGCTGTGGTTGGGACGTGCCAGTGAGGACCGCTCCAGGAGAACCAGGGCCTTCCTGGCCTGCCTACGCTCTGACTGCCCAGCCCTCCTCAACCCAGCACAGGTCCCTCAGCATCTGCTGCTCATGTGCTGCGTGCTCAG gTATATGATGCAGTGGCCTGGAGGAAGGATCCTCCAGAGACACGAGCTAGATGCCTTTCTGGCTCAGGCTGTTTCCAGCCAACTCTACGAACCTGACCAGCTACAGGAGCTCAAG GTGGAGAAGGTGGATGCCCGCGGTGTGCAGCTGGCTTCTCTGTTCATGGCTGGTGTCGACACAGCGCTGTTCATCAATGATGTGTGTGGCCAACCGTTGCCATGGGAACACTGCTGCCCCTGGGGCTTCTTTGACGGGAAACTGTTTCAGAGCAAACTGGCCCGGGCCGCTCGCGACCGGGCCGCTCTGCTGGACATGTGTGAAGGGCAG GAGGAGCTGGTGTCCAAGGTGGAGAAGATGCGTCAAGCAATCCTCGAGGGCATCAACCTGTCCcgccctcctccccctccccctcctcttccacCTCCTGCCTTCCTCCCCCCAGCCATGGTGCCCCCTTTCTACCCCATGCCTCCCCTCTACCCACCCCGCCCCATGGACAtgcctcatcatcatcatcatcatcacccgCATCACCCACATCACCCTGCCCAGCACAGACCCAGAGCCTTCCCAG gCCTTCAGTCCATCCCCCCTCAGGGAGGGAAACTGGAGATAGCTGGCATGGTCGTTGGCCAGTGGGCTGGGAACAAACCAGTCCGTGGGAGAGGGGGGTTCAACATGCATGTGGTGTCAGTGGGAGCAGGAAGAGG GAGGGGTAAAGAGATTCCAGCTAAAGTAAGGGCGGTGAAAAAGGCACCTACCAACAGAACACAG TTCTGTCCGACTGTCCTCCTCCAGACGTCGCCACCGCCCCCATCCAGCAGTCCCCCAAAGCCCTCAGAGGAGGCGGCCTCCACGCCAGAGGTTGCGACTCAGCAGCTGAACGGCAGCTCAGCAGCCTCAGCCATTGGCCAGCCCTTGGAGCTGGCCCCCCTGGCCCAGCCAATCCCGTGTGCCTTAGCCAGCAGAGACAACCAATCAGAGGGGGTGGAAGTGGAGGCCCCCTGTTGCCTTGACGACTGCCCGTCAGACGGAGCACTACAGAAGGAGGAGTGA